A window of the Eretmochelys imbricata isolate rEreImb1 chromosome 7, rEreImb1.hap1, whole genome shotgun sequence genome harbors these coding sequences:
- the LOC144267702 gene encoding putative peptidyl-tRNA hydrolase 2, producing MEADEALLGPLRELGVPEAAARQALALTGNVSAEAAAQLYFGGLERQEQADGGGCYKMVFVVNMELAMGVGKIAAQVGHAAVGLYQLIQEKSTGREMICQWDECGAKKVVVQGSNTAHLMDLQALALSLELPTYLVQDAGRTQIPAGSYTVLAIIGEEGIMNQVTGKLRLLN from the exons ATGGAGGCTGATGAGGCGCTGCTGGGGCCGTTGCGGGAGCTGGGGGTGCCTGAGGCGGCGGCGCGCCAG GCGCTGGCCCTGACCGGGAATGTGTCCGCGGAGGCTGCGGCGCAGCTCTACTTCGGCGGCCTGGAGAGGCAG GAGCAGGCGGATGGTGGCGGCTGCTACAAGATGGTGTTTGTGGTGAACATGGAGCTCGCCATGGGCGTCGGGAAG ATAGCAGCCCAGGTTGGACATGCAGCTGTTGGCCTGTACCAGTTAATACAGGAAAAATCCACTGGGAGGGAGATGATCTGCCAGTGGGATGAATGTGG TGCAAAGAAGGTTGTAGTTCAAGGATCAAACACTGCCCACCTGATGGATCTCCAAGCATTGGCTTTGAGCCTGGAGCTGCCAACGTACCTGGTGCAGGATGCAGGGAGGACACAG ATTCCAGCTGGATCCTACACTGTCCTTGCCATTATCGGAGAAGAAGGAATAATGAATCAGGTGACTGGGAAGCTGAGGCTTTTGAACTGA